From the Thermostichus vulcanus str. 'Rupite' genome, one window contains:
- a CDS encoding DUF4258 domain-containing protein encodes MSQDYPYRLSQHFLDRLSGRNLSLEWVIETVEAPTLVEPDPQDPTLRLAFRAIPSLDGRVMRVVYNWTTDPWTLVTAHLDRSKRGKL; translated from the coding sequence ATGTCTCAAGATTACCCTTACCGCTTGAGTCAACACTTTCTGGATAGACTTTCAGGGAGAAATCTGTCTCTGGAATGGGTCATCGAAACGGTTGAAGCTCCTACCCTTGTAGAGCCGGATCCCCAGGATCCCACCTTGCGTCTGGCATTCCGAGCAATCCCTTCACTGGATGGCAGGGTTATGAGGGTTGTTTACAATTGGACTACGGATCCCTGGACATTGGTGACAGCTCATCTGGATCGCAGCAAGAGAGGCAAACTATGA
- a CDS encoding DUF2283 domain-containing protein, producing the protein MRQFTYDAEVDAAYIRLTDERIEETDTLESGFIVDYDQYNQPVGIEVLGVSRLLPNIALLPHPKAAQQLIELSGILIPH; encoded by the coding sequence ATGAGGCAATTCACCTATGACGCTGAGGTAGATGCCGCCTATATCCGCTTGACGGATGAGCGTATCGAAGAGACCGATACTCTAGAGTCTGGCTTTATTGTGGACTACGACCAATACAATCAGCCTGTGGGGATTGAGGTATTGGGAGTTAGTCGGCTGTTGCCCAATATCGCGCTGTTACCCCATCCAAAAGCAGCCCAACAACTGATTGAACTCTCAGGGATCCTCATCCCGCATTGA